TTTGCAGCAGATGAGCAACGCGTATCAAAAGTACAAGCGATGCGTGAGCACCAAATTCAGGGCTTGGTGACGACGACCATCTTAGAGCGCGGGGTGACATTTCCTAATCTTGATGTGGTGATCCTGGGTGCCGATGAAGCATCTTATTCTGAAGCCGCCTTGATTCAGATGGCAGGTCGTTGTGGTCGTAGTAAGGATTTTCCAACTGGCTTGGTGTTATGCGTGGTCACCGAAAAAACGCATAAAGTACATCGGGCCGCGAAGGAAATTCGTCGTTTAAATCGGATGAGGTGACGCCATGCAATGTGAGTATTGTCAGCAGCATATCTCTCAACAACTTGAACTAAGTCAACTGTTGTGGCTAAAGCCGGTCACGCCGCCACAAATTTGTGAGACGTGTCATAGTAAGTTTACACGGATAAACTCAGCACATATCTGTGCGGGGTGTGGGCGTAGTGGTGATTACCCACGTTTATGTAGTGACTGTCAGGCATGGCAACAACACCGGGCCTTATTACATAACCGTGCCATCTATCATTATGATGAGATGATGCGCTGGTACTTTGAGCAATACAAATTTAACGGTGGGTATCATTTACACACCATTTTTGCAGCGGAACTGAGCCAAACATTGGCCAATAAATGTCTTGTTCCCATTCCAGTAACCAAGCACACAATGGCCACGCGGGGGTTTAATCAAACCCTGGGGCTTTTGGATGATAATTTATGGATTGTTGAAGCTTTGCGCTGTAAATTCTACGATAAGGTCGCACAATCAAAGAAGAACCGGGTGACACGTTTGCAAACGCAACAACCATTTGCAGTGACTGGTGAAGTTCAAGCGATTCTTGATCAGCCTGTGATCTTGGTCGATGATGTCTATACAACGGGTCGTACCTTGTATCACGCCGCGGATTGTCTGCATGCAGCCGGCGTGAAAAACATATCGTCAATGACACTTGCAAGATAGCTAAAGTATTAACTAACAATGAAATCGGTTTCAATTAGAAAAGTTTAATGTTACAATAGAGTTACCAAGAAGGGGTGGGATGAAAATCGCATCAACTTCAAGGAAGGATGAATGGCATTAGGGGTAACTCAAATTTGATTATGCGATTTAGACTTTAGATAGAATGGAGATTTAGCTTATGCTAGAATTTATCGTACGTGGTGAAAACTTGGAAATTACTGAGGCCATGCGTGAATACGTTGAAAAGCGTCTGGTACGTTTGGAGCACTATCTAAATGACGATAACAGGTACGATGCACATGTTAATGTCAAGTCATACAAAGATGGTTCACATAAGATTGAAGTAACAATTCAATTGCCATATCTATTACTGCGAGCTGAAGATACTGAAAAGGATCTCTACCAAGCCGTGGATTTCGTATCAGAAAAATTGGAACGTCAAATTCGTAAGCACAAGACAAAGGTCAACCGGAAGTCACGTGAAAAGGGCTTCAAGGGTATCGAACAACTCGACTTTACTGCTGAAGTAGAAGCCGAGGAAGATGAAGCACCAGCTATCGAGATTGTCCGGACGAAGCACCTATCATTGAAGCCAATGGATGCTGAAGAAGCCGTCCTCCAAATGGATTTATTGGGTCATGATTTCTTTGTCTTTGAAGAAGCCGAAACTGGTAATCCATCCGTTGTTTACAAGCGTAAAGATGGTAAGTACGCAGTCATTGACGCAGAAGCATAATCTCAAAATAAAATTGAACAATTACAAATAACGAGTCGATTAGGCTATAATTGATAGAGGAGTGTGGGGATTTCACACTCCTCTATTTATTTCTAGGAGAATATTAAAATGGTTAAGAAACAATTTGCGAATCCGCGTGATTACGCACTCAAGTTATCAGAATTAATTCAAGGTACTGAAGAAGCTGGTGAAAACGTCGCACCTTTCTTCGAAAAGTTGCGCGATGCCATTGATGCAGATAAGGTCGCTGAATTGCCAAAGGCTGAATTTGAAGAAATTGCCGCTGAGTTTGACGATGTCGTTGAGTTTTATCAAGCGACGGCTGCCAAAATTACCGCCATGAAGGCACCCGTACGGTTAATTGGGACCCATGCAAGCTTAGCTAAAACATTTACAGCCTACGCTGCCGCCACTGATATGATGGCGAAGTCATTGGATGTCGCTAATCAATCAATCAATATGGCAGATTTTGAACAATCAGAAAATGATCAAGACACGCTCATGGCAGAATTCTTGAAGCATGTTCGCCGTGCAATGAGTTTGGCGGTTTAAAACATGACAGAAGCAACACTACCAGAAATCGATATTGTTGCGGCAGTCGCCAAGGAATTGACATTACCGCTTAATAAAGTGCGGGCCACAGCTGAACTATTGGCCGATGGTAATACGGTACCCTTTATTTCACGTTATCGTAAAGAAGTCACTGGTAATTTGGATGAAGTCCAAATCCGTGACATTCAAGTAACGACCAAACGGTTAGATGATCTGCAGGCCCGTAAGCAATCCGTTGCCAAGGCAATTCGTGAACAAAATGCTTGGACAGCGACCATTGCTAAAAATTTGGCGACGGCCGCCAGTTTGCAAGCCGTTGAAGATATTTATCTGCCGTACAAGCAAAAGCGCCGTACCAAGGCGACCATCGCCAAAGAAGCTGGCTTGATGGGGATGGCTCAAATCGTCCAAACATTTCCAGCAACGAGTTTAGCCGAAAGTGCAGAAGCTTTCATTAATCCAGCCAAGGGTATCAACACCCTTGAGGACGTCTTAAGTGGGGTCCACGAAATTTTTGCCGAAGTGATTGGTGAAAATGCTGGGTTGCGCGAGTGGGTTCGTAAATATACATTAGATAACGGCTTATTGGAATCAAAGCAAAAGCGGGGCGCCGAAGATAAGGATCAACCGCGCGTTTATCAGCTGTACTACGATTTTGCACAACAAATTAAGCGGGTGCGCAATCACCAAGTGTTAGCGCTGAATCGTGGTGAAAAAGAAAATGTCTTGTCGGTGAATGTCCGGGTTGATGTGGCTGCGATTGAACGTTATTTGAAGTTTCGGTTGGTCGGTTCAAGAACCGGTGCAGCCGCTGATGTCCTGACGGCAGCGGCTAACGATGCCTATAAACGATTCATCGCACCAGCCATCGAACGTGAGATTCGTAAGTCATTGACCGATGTGGCTGCAACAGATGCCATTAAGGTGTTTGGCAAGAATTTGTACCACTTACTGATGGGGGCACCCTTACGCGGTCGCGTGGTGCTTGGATTTGATCCAGGTATTCGGACTGGCTCGAAGTTGGCGGTCGTTGATGAAAATGGGCGTTTTCTTGAAAAAGCGGTGATTTACCCGCATAAAGCGGCGAAGTACGATCCCCAGGGTGCCAAAAAAGTTATTATCGGCCTCGTTAAGAAATATGGTGTTTCATTGGTGGCAATCGGTAACGGGACGGCCTCACGTGAATCACAAACCTTCATTGCTGACATCATCAAGACGGACTTACCAGCTTTGCAGTATGTGGTGGTTAATGAATCTGGGGCTTCAGTTTATTCGGCCTCAGATGTGGCGCGAGCGGAATTCCCGGATTTGCATGTTGAAGAACGGTCTGCCATTTCCATTGCACGTCGTTTGCAAGATCCAATGGCTGAATTGATTAAAATCGATCCCCAAGCTGTTGGGGTGGGGCAATATCAACACGATTTGCCAACGAAAGAATTAGACGCTGAATTAAATGCGGTGCTAGAAACAGCCGTTAACCAAGTTGGGGTGAACCTCAATACGGCGTCACCACAATTATTGGAGCATATCGCTGGCTTAACCAAGACGACTGCGGCCAATATTGTGACCTATCGTGATGAAAATGGCCCATTCACAACCCGAACAGAATTAAAGAAAGTTCCTAAGCTTGGACCGAAAGCCTTTGAGCAAGCAGCCGGCTTCCTCCGTATTCCGGATGGCAAAAATGTTTTGGACAATACAGACATTCACCCCGAGTCATATGGCCTGGCGTCGACGTTGTTAAAGGAGACCGGTAGCCAGCCGGGTCCAAGCAGCGCTAATGTTTTGCAAGCATTGGCCAATCCGGCTGAAGCTGAACGGTTGCAAGTCGGGTTGCCGACATTAACTGATGTCATTGAATCACTGACCCACCTCGGTCGTGATTTACGTGATGGCACAGAAGGGGCGATCTTACGAACAGATGTCCTATCGGTGAAGGATCTCAAGCCTGGGATGCAATTACAGGGTACGGTGCGCAATGTGGTCGATTTTGGTGCGTTTGTCGACATTGGTGTCCATGAAGATGGGTTAGTGCATATCAAGAATATGGTCAAAACTGATCGCAAAACGCGGCATATTGAAACCGTGAATCCATATAACTACGTGGCAGTCGGTGATATTGTCACAGTATGGGTCAAGGAAGTTGACGTACAGCGTGCACGCATTGGCTTGTCAATGGTTCCGATCGTTGCAGATTAGAGTAGCTAGCAGCCTGAGTGGTAACACGCAGCAACTGATGGGTGAGCAGGTCAGGCTGCTATAAAGGTATTTACAAATACCTGAAAGTATTCTATGATTAACTCGTAAACTAATAAAGCATTCGAATGAGCCTTTCGCTTCAAGTCGACTAGTTGAAATTCTAGTTATTGAATCGGGGGGCTCTTTTTACTTTTAGGAGAAACCGGGTGAAACATATCTATCAAAAATTGGCGCTGATCTTAGCGACGGTGGTCTTACTATTTGGCGGTAGCATCAGTTCAGCCGCTGCCTTGAGCTATCGGAGTTACGGTGGCCGTTCGGCGTATCATTACACGCCAAAAACGACCACCAATAGTACTAACCGTGGGGTCACCAATGGGTACAAAACCAACTCTTCAAAATATAGTACCAAGACAAAAAATTCAACAGCAACCAAGCGTGGTGTCACGAGTGGTTATAAGACCGTTTCACAAAAAACAATCAAGCGACAAGTGAACACCGCGCAGGGTGTCAAAGCGAGTCAGATCAGTAAGAAGACGGCGACCCAACGCAATTACCACTATTACAATGGGTCATACTATTCTAATTCATTTTATCGGGCGCACTATTATGGGGGTGCTTTCTATCCGTTTGGTGGCATGTGGATGGGCGCTTTCTACCCATACATGGGCTTTGGTAATTTGATGACAACCGTCTGGCACATCGCTTGGTGGACGTGGTTTTGGTCTTGGATTTGGCATTTCTAATTGATTCAATTAGAATATTTTGTAACATACAAAGTGGGGACATAAATATGATTGGCACCGTTATTATTGCTGTGATTGCCAGCTTGGCAATCGGAATTTGGATTGGCCGCATCCAACATCGCGAGGTTGAGACAGCTTTTGAGCCCACCGCGACTGACCATGAACAAGAAATTCGGGTCGCTACTCATGAATTCAAATACGATAGTACCCAAGATGCACCGATCAATATCTTAGAGACGCTCCAAGATATCATTGAGAATGAAGGTCAAATCAGTAAGTTGAATTTTGAGCAAGATGGGCAAACGATTCAAATCAATGTTGAGACTGAAGAATTATCTGTTTAAATGAAATTAAAACGCAACCGTAAACAGTCTGTTGCGTTTTTTTGTTTTTTTATACCGATAGTTTGCGTATAATGAATAATTAGAGTCATCGAAAATCATGATCCGATGACAGAGGATGGCATTCGTGGCATTCTTAAAAGAAAGGTAGGACTCGATAATTGGCACAACCCATTATTGAATTTAAGCAGGTGGCGAAGCACTATGATGATAACATCGTGCTTAAGTCTGTTGATTTGGAGATCGAAGCAGGTAAATTTTATACATTGCTTGGACCTTCTGGTTCTGGAAAGACCACCATTTTGCGTTTAATCGCTGGTTTCTTGGATGCAACTTCAGGTGATATTTTGTTTGAAGGTAAGCGGATCAATGACGTACCAGCAGAACAACGTCAAGTGAACACAGTCTTCCAAAATTATGCACTATTCCCAAACATGAACGTGTTTGAAAATGTGGCGTTTGGTATGCGCCTCAAGGGTAAATCAAATTCTGAAATCAAAACCAAGGTTTCAGAAATGCTTGAATTAGTAAAGTTGGCTGGTTACGAAAACCGTGAAATCAGTGAACTGTCTGGTGGTCAACAACAACGTGTGGCCATTGCCCGCGCTTTGGCCAATGAACCTAAAGTGCTGCTCCTCGATGAACCATTGTCAGCCTTGGATTACAAGTTACGTAAGGAAATGCAATATGAATTACGTGATATTCAGCAACGGCTAGGCATCACGTTCATCTTTGTCACCCATGACCAAGAAGAAGCATTGGCGATGTCTGATTGGATTTTTGTCACCAATGATGGTGAGATCGTGCAAAATGGGTCACCCGTGGA
This is a stretch of genomic DNA from Weissella soli. It encodes these proteins:
- a CDS encoding ABC transporter ATP-binding protein, which produces MAQPIIEFKQVAKHYDDNIVLKSVDLEIEAGKFYTLLGPSGSGKTTILRLIAGFLDATSGDILFEGKRINDVPAEQRQVNTVFQNYALFPNMNVFENVAFGMRLKGKSNSEIKTKVSEMLELVKLAGYENREISELSGGQQQRVAIARALANEPKVLLLDEPLSALDYKLRKEMQYELRDIQQRLGITFIFVTHDQEEALAMSDWIFVTNDGEIVQNGSPVDIYDEPINRFVADFIGESNILPGIMVEDFLVRFNGKEFENIDGGMKPNEQVEVVLRPEDLDLVPAAEGKIIVTIDDLSFRGDYYEITAFDDDQNEWQIQATNPVEIGARLGVTFDPEDIHIMRLNESEEAFDARLEKYEGENDDES
- the hpf gene encoding ribosome hibernation-promoting factor, HPF/YfiA family, translated to MLEFIVRGENLEITEAMREYVEKRLVRLEHYLNDDNRYDAHVNVKSYKDGSHKIEVTIQLPYLLLRAEDTEKDLYQAVDFVSEKLERQIRKHKTKVNRKSREKGFKGIEQLDFTAEVEAEEDEAPAIEIVRTKHLSLKPMDAEEAVLQMDLLGHDFFVFEEAETGNPSVVYKRKDGKYAVIDAEA
- a CDS encoding ComF family protein, which translates into the protein MRWYFEQYKFNGGYHLHTIFAAELSQTLANKCLVPIPVTKHTMATRGFNQTLGLLDDNLWIVEALRCKFYDKVAQSKKNRVTRLQTQQPFAVTGEVQAILDQPVILVDDVYTTGRTLYHAADCLHAAGVKNISSMTLAR
- a CDS encoding Tex family protein; amino-acid sequence: MTEATLPEIDIVAAVAKELTLPLNKVRATAELLADGNTVPFISRYRKEVTGNLDEVQIRDIQVTTKRLDDLQARKQSVAKAIREQNAWTATIAKNLATAASLQAVEDIYLPYKQKRRTKATIAKEAGLMGMAQIVQTFPATSLAESAEAFINPAKGINTLEDVLSGVHEIFAEVIGENAGLREWVRKYTLDNGLLESKQKRGAEDKDQPRVYQLYYDFAQQIKRVRNHQVLALNRGEKENVLSVNVRVDVAAIERYLKFRLVGSRTGAAADVLTAAANDAYKRFIAPAIEREIRKSLTDVAATDAIKVFGKNLYHLLMGAPLRGRVVLGFDPGIRTGSKLAVVDENGRFLEKAVIYPHKAAKYDPQGAKKVIIGLVKKYGVSLVAIGNGTASRESQTFIADIIKTDLPALQYVVVNESGASVYSASDVARAEFPDLHVEERSAISIARRLQDPMAELIKIDPQAVGVGQYQHDLPTKELDAELNAVLETAVNQVGVNLNTASPQLLEHIAGLTKTTAANIVTYRDENGPFTTRTELKKVPKLGPKAFEQAAGFLRIPDGKNVLDNTDIHPESYGLASTLLKETGSQPGPSSANVLQALANPAEAERLQVGLPTLTDVIESLTHLGRDLRDGTEGAILRTDVLSVKDLKPGMQLQGTVRNVVDFGAFVDIGVHEDGLVHIKNMVKTDRKTRHIETVNPYNYVAVGDIVTVWVKEVDVQRARIGLSMVPIVAD